One Primulina huaijiensis isolate GDHJ02 chromosome 5, ASM1229523v2, whole genome shotgun sequence DNA segment encodes these proteins:
- the LOC140977596 gene encoding uncharacterized protein produces the protein MDGRPVRNNHNPGYENRNNNRNNTDNEDNILPPPQPRAGLSQAELRAIATIVATNIQGLGNINANGNLPPPGPPAHGVKYHYESLRKNRTQTFKGDPDPEVAQSWLKNIETQLRLLEIPNKFKVDVWFREVFLKQYYPAEVRLHKLSEFENFAQTMDMSVVEYTLKFNSIGTYAPTIMADDTLKMHRFKRGLRSRIHSALAVYQPTSFADLMGATIRAEIDIKRREDENKNKLSLTGHSGACFNCGKLEHRIADCPEPKKGTWSNTDTNTKKPKKNKPNTRVFAITQEEADDSNKVVAGTILINEMSAYV, from the exons ATGGACGGAAGACCAGTACGAAACAACCACAACCCGGGCTACGAAAATCGCAACAACAACCGAAATAACACCGACAATGAAGATAATATACTTCCACCACCACAACCAAGAGCGGGCCTAAGTCAAGCCGAGTTAAGGGCCATAGCAACAATAGTGGCTACCAACATCCAAGGGTTGGGTAACATAAACGCCAATGGCAATCTTCCACCACCAGGACCTCCAGCACATGGGGTCAAGTACCATTATGAGTCTCTACGAAAGAATCGAACTCAAACATTCAAAGGAGACCCGGACCCGGAAGTTGCCCAAAGTTGGCTAAAAAATATCGAGACCCAACTCCGCTTACTAGAAATTCCCAACAAGTTCAAGGTGGATGTG TGGTTTCGAGAGGTATTCTTGAAACAGTACTACCCAGCTGAAGTGAGATTACATAAGCTGAGTGAGTTCGAAAATTTCGCTCAAACTATGGATATGTCTGTGGTGGAGTATACTTTAAAGTTCAACTCCATTGGAACCTATGCACCCACTATCATGGCTGATGATACCTTGAAAATGCATCGGTTCAAGCGTGGTCTGCGTAGCCGTATCCATTCAGCTTTAGCAGTTTACCAACCCACGAGCTTTGCTGATCTGATGGGCGCGACAATAAGAGCCGAGATAGACATCAAGCGTCGGGAGGACGAGAATAAGAATAAGCTATCTCTGACTGG GCATTCTGGTGCATGCTTCAATTGTGGGAAGTTGGAACATCGAATTGCTGATTGTCCAGAGCCTAAGAAAGGGACATGGTCAAATACTGATACTAACACCAAAAAGCCGAAGAAAAATAAGCCTAACACTCGTGTGTTTGCAATAACTCAGGAAGAGGCAGATGACTCAAACAAAGTCGTGGCAGGTACCATTCTAATCAATGAAATGTCAGCTTATGTAtag
- the LOC140977595 gene encoding uncharacterized protein, giving the protein MVIPFGSTNAPEAFMNLMNRVFKPFLDKFVVIFINDILVYSSSEEEHKEHLRLTLQKLREKELYAKQRRWIEILKDYDLTISYHPGKENKVADALSRKDMGKVILASLSTQPCLRETIKISQDRDSALVKLKQQTEEEKSSDLQTDDKGVVWMKRRLCVPYVENLRQEAMSEAHKSKFPVHHGITKMYRYLKKSFW; this is encoded by the exons atGGTAATACCGTTCGGATCAACGAATGCTCCGGAAGCATTCATGAATCTCATGAATAGGGTGTTCAAACCGTTTCTTGACAAGTTTGTTGTGATATTCATCAatgatattcttgtatattcaTCAAGTGAGGAGGAACACAAAGAACATCTTCGTCTCACCCTTCAGAAGCTTAGAGAAAAGGAACTGTACGCCAAG CAGAGACGATGGATTGAAATCCTGAAGGATTACGATTTGACGATAAGCTATCATCCGGGCAAGGAAAACAAGGTAGCTGACGCTTTGAGTCGGAAGGATATGGGCAAAGTAATCCTAGCGTCACTTTCAACACAACCATGCCTCCGAGAAACGATCAAGATAAGTCAAGATCGAGACTCCGCTTTGGTGAAACTGAAACAacaaactgaagaagaaaaatcaTCAGATCTCCAGACAGATGACAAAGGAGTTGTGTGGATGAAAAGACGATTGTGTGTACCTTACGTTGAAAATCTTCGACAAGAAGCGATGTCTGAGGCACACAAGTCAAAATTTCCAGTCCACCACGGCATTACCAAAATGTACAGATATTTGAAGAAAAGCTTCTGGTGA